A single window of Dermacentor albipictus isolate Rhodes 1998 colony chromosome 1, USDA_Dalb.pri_finalv2, whole genome shotgun sequence DNA harbors:
- the LOC135908891 gene encoding protein D7-like, with translation MATYTTRRDPLVTCPFNPAHQVKSGRYQIHITKCKKSHPGIDINHCPFSADHVVEPSKLMHHVYTCPLNTTVERFRTQSDKDVPVTEPVVADSSGDAAPVIEPEENWEEEVSEPSALETKLQQPAVRPIFTDVQSMAPAQRRKFYASLRQKATQPPSSDAEATKTKPEKAAEEPKAVTKSDEPVACSPVQPPAEPQVPQCQAPPQPVMLQDVIVCYSEWSDDEDGEQQFYYMGAGRGQPDYMFSTDMAEWDDEEEREIQARMKLLGIGRGRRIN, from the coding sequence ATGGCTACCTACACGACGAGGCGCGATCCACTGGTCACCTGCCCATTCAACCCTGCACACCAGGTGAAAAGCGGCCGATACCAGATACACATCACCAAGTGTAAGAAATCTCATCCAGGCATAGATATCAACCACTGCCCATTCTCGGCGGACCATGTGGTCGAGCCGAGCAAGCTCATGCACCATGTCTATACGTGCCCACTAAATACCACCGTGGAGCGCTTCCGAACCCAGTCTGATAAGGACGTGCCCGTCACGGAGCCTGTGGTGGCAGACAGCAGCGGCGATGCAGCACCGGTCATCGAACCTGAGGAAAACTGGGAAGAAGAGGTCAGTGAACCCTCCGCGCTGGAGACTAAGCTTCAGCAGCCAGCTGTCCGGCCCATTTTCACCGACGTTCAGTCCATGGCTCCGGCGCAGAGGAGGAAGTTCTACGCGTCATTGCGCCAGAAAGCAACCCAGCCTCCATCCAGTGATGCAGAGGCCACAAAGACGAAGCCTGAAAAAGCTGCAGAGGAGCCCAAGGCAGTGACAAAAAGTGACGAACCAGTTGCGTGCAGCCCCGTGCAGCCCCCCGCTGAACCACAGGTTCCTCAGTGCCAGGCTCCCCCACAGCCTGTCATGCTGCAAGATGTGATCGTGTGCTACAGTGAGTGGAGCGACGACGAAGACGGTGAACAGCAGTTTTATTACATGGGCGCAGGACGAGGGCAGCCAGACTACATGTTTTCCACTGACATGGCGGAGTGGGACGATGAAGAGGAGAGGGAAATACAGGCACGGATGAAGCTGTTGGGCATCGGGCGTGGCCGAAGGATCAACTAA